A region of Saccharococcus thermophilus DNA encodes the following proteins:
- a CDS encoding GNAT family N-acetyltransferase, with translation MKYVRITSIDNPLFAKMYELLQTVFPEEEVLEFELWKEPLQDPNLRVCVAVLDDHVVGATEYRYYPDMNVAMTDFTIIGKEGLGIGRFLMEHREKDLLDMAAKHGNKLLGMFAEIYDPYRVQDHSFGGIKPMDPYVRREVLSHIGYRKLNFPYVHPSWKNDGEAVSALDFCFLSYSHKGDSLPADLIVRFLQTYYAILPNKSDAWHDMIKNLKTKTEVELLPI, from the coding sequence ATGAAATACGTACGAATTACAAGCATTGACAACCCGCTTTTTGCAAAAATGTATGAGTTGCTACAAACGGTATTTCCAGAAGAAGAAGTGCTCGAATTTGAGCTGTGGAAAGAACCGCTCCAAGACCCGAATTTGCGCGTCTGTGTTGCCGTACTAGACGACCATGTCGTCGGCGCGACCGAATACCGCTACTACCCGGACATGAACGTCGCGATGACGGACTTTACGATCATCGGCAAAGAAGGGCTTGGCATCGGCCGCTTTTTAATGGAACACCGCGAGAAAGATTTGCTAGACATGGCCGCCAAGCACGGCAATAAGCTATTGGGCATGTTTGCGGAAATTTACGATCCTTATCGCGTGCAAGACCATTCGTTCGGCGGCATTAAGCCGATGGACCCTTATGTCCGCCGCGAAGTGCTGTCCCATATCGGCTACCGCAAGCTTAACTTTCCATACGTCCACCCTTCATGGAAAAATGATGGGGAAGCGGTATCGGCCCTTGATTTTTGTTTCCTGTCCTATAGCCATAAGGGAGACTCGCTGCCGGCCGACCTCATCGTCCGCTTTCTTCAGACGTACTACGCGATTTTGCCAAACAAGTCAGACGCCTGGCATGACATGATCAAAAACTTAAAAACGAAAACGGAAGTGGAATTGCTGCCGATTTAA
- a CDS encoding nitrilase-related carbon-nitrogen hydrolase — protein MRLRVSAVQYHLHTIDSFQQFADQVTHYVKTAQEFEAEFVLFPEFMTTQLLSIPSNTGKTPTIDDLPNYTEPYYELFTSLAKETGMYLIGGTHVIRKDGKLYNVAHLFTPDGQIHQQAKLHITPTEVKEWGIAPGESVNVFETEKGTIALLTCYDIEFPEIVRIVRAKGADVIFCPSCTDDRHGFHRVRYCCHARAVENQVYVVTTGTVGSLPTVDFMRANFGQAAVITPNDIPFPPRGILVEGEINDDMIVTADLDLSLLYKVREKGAVTTWRDRRTDLYPDWK, from the coding sequence ATACGATTGCGGGTATCTGCTGTACAATACCATTTGCATACGATTGACTCATTCCAGCAATTTGCCGATCAAGTAACCCATTATGTGAAAACGGCGCAAGAGTTTGAAGCGGAGTTTGTTTTGTTTCCGGAATTTATGACAACACAGCTTTTGTCCATTCCATCCAACACAGGCAAAACACCAACGATCGATGACTTGCCAAATTATACAGAACCGTATTACGAACTATTTACTTCGCTGGCGAAAGAAACCGGCATGTACCTTATCGGCGGCACGCACGTCATCCGCAAAGACGGAAAATTGTACAATGTCGCCCATTTATTTACTCCAGACGGACAAATCCATCAGCAAGCGAAACTGCACATTACCCCAACGGAAGTAAAGGAATGGGGCATTGCTCCAGGAGAAAGCGTCAATGTGTTCGAAACGGAAAAAGGAACGATCGCGCTGTTGACGTGCTATGATATTGAATTTCCGGAGATCGTGCGCATCGTGCGCGCCAAAGGAGCGGACGTCATCTTCTGCCCATCGTGCACGGACGACCGCCATGGGTTCCATCGCGTCCGGTATTGCTGCCACGCGCGCGCCGTCGAAAATCAAGTGTATGTTGTCACGACAGGCACGGTCGGCTCGCTGCCAACCGTTGACTTCATGCGCGCCAACTTCGGCCAAGCCGCGGTCATTACGCCAAACGATATTCCGTTCCCGCCGCGCGGCATTCTAGTCGAAGGAGAAATTAACGACGACATGATTGTCACCGCCGACCTCGACTTGTCGCTGTTATACAAAGTACGGGAAAAAGGCGCGGTGACGACATGGCGCGACCGCCGCACCGACTTGTACCCGGACTGGAAATAA
- the pdxK gene encoding pyridoxine/pyridoxal/pyridoxamine kinase: MAMPKALTIAGSDSSGGAGLQADLKTFQELGVYGMTAITTIVAMDPHNNWFHQVFPVDLATIEAQLETIIVGVGVDAMKTGMLPTTDIIELAAKTIEKHQLTNVVIDPVMVCKGADEPLHPENTVCYREVLVPKATVVTPNLFEAAQLSGLHRIETVEDMKEAAGRIHELGAKYVIVKGGRKIPHEKAVDVLYDGQTFELLESDRIETTYTHGAGCTFSAAIAAELAKGKPVKEAIATAKAFITAAIRHSFPLNQYVGPTNHAAYRRYQQQ; the protein is encoded by the coding sequence ATGGCAATGCCTAAAGCACTGACGATCGCCGGTTCCGACAGCAGCGGCGGCGCTGGTCTTCAAGCGGACTTAAAAACGTTTCAAGAACTTGGCGTATATGGAATGACCGCCATTACAACCATCGTCGCAATGGATCCGCATAACAACTGGTTCCATCAAGTGTTTCCGGTCGATCTCGCGACGATTGAAGCACAGCTCGAAACGATCATCGTCGGCGTCGGAGTCGACGCGATGAAAACGGGGATGCTGCCGACGACAGATATTATTGAACTCGCGGCAAAAACGATCGAAAAACATCAATTAACGAATGTCGTCATTGATCCTGTCATGGTGTGCAAAGGAGCCGATGAGCCGCTCCATCCAGAAAATACAGTATGCTATCGCGAAGTGCTTGTGCCAAAAGCGACAGTGGTCACGCCAAACTTGTTTGAAGCGGCGCAGTTAAGCGGACTTCACCGCATCGAAACGGTGGAAGATATGAAAGAAGCGGCAGGCCGAATTCATGAGCTTGGCGCCAAATACGTCATCGTCAAAGGCGGGCGCAAAATTCCGCATGAAAAAGCGGTCGATGTGCTATACGACGGCCAAACGTTCGAATTGTTAGAGTCCGACCGCATCGAAACGACCTATACACACGGCGCCGGCTGCACGTTCTCGGCAGCCATCGCGGCTGAGCTGGCAAAAGGCAAACCGGTAAAAGAAGCGATTGCTACGGCAAAAGCGTTCATTACCGCAGCCATCCGCCATTCGTTCCCGCTCAACCAATACGTCGGCCCAACGAACCATGCCGCGTACCGCCGCTATCAACAACAATAA
- the ald gene encoding alanine dehydrogenase, translated as MIIGVPKEIKNNENRVAITPAGVMSFVQAGHTVLVEKDAGIGSGFTNEDYASAGAQIIEQAQDVWTNADMIMKVKEPLPSEYGYFRPGLILFTYLHLAAEPELTQALKEKGVIAIAYETVQVGRTLPLLTPMSEVAGRMAAQIGAQFLEKPYGGKGILLGGVPGVSRGKVTIIGGGTVGTNAAKVAVGLGADVTIIDLNADRLRELDDIFGHQITTLMSNPMNIAQAVAEADLVIGAVLIPGAKAPKLVTEDMVKAMKPGSVIVDVAIDQGGIVETSDHVTTHDNPTYVKHGVVHYAVANMPGAVPRTSTLALTNVTLPYALQIANKGVHQAIADNHALKLGVNVANGEITYEAVARDLGYNYVPVEEALGKQLAAN; from the coding sequence ATGATTATCGGGGTACCAAAGGAAATAAAAAATAACGAAAACCGTGTCGCGATCACGCCGGCGGGCGTTATGTCGTTCGTTCAAGCAGGACATACGGTATTAGTGGAAAAAGACGCAGGAATTGGAAGCGGTTTCACCAATGAAGATTATGCCAGCGCTGGAGCGCAAATTATTGAGCAAGCGCAGGACGTATGGACAAATGCAGATATGATCATGAAAGTAAAAGAGCCACTGCCAAGCGAATACGGCTACTTCCGTCCAGGGTTAATTTTATTCACCTACTTGCATCTTGCCGCTGAACCGGAATTGACACAAGCGCTAAAAGAAAAAGGAGTCATTGCTATCGCCTATGAAACGGTGCAAGTCGGACGCACACTTCCGCTGCTTACACCGATGAGCGAAGTCGCAGGACGGATGGCGGCGCAAATCGGCGCGCAATTTTTAGAAAAACCTTACGGTGGAAAAGGAATTCTTCTTGGCGGCGTTCCGGGAGTAAGCCGCGGCAAAGTGACAATCATCGGCGGCGGTACCGTCGGAACGAACGCGGCAAAAGTCGCTGTCGGGCTTGGCGCGGATGTCACGATCATTGATTTAAACGCCGATCGTCTCCGCGAATTAGACGACATTTTCGGCCACCAAATTACGACGCTAATGTCGAACCCAATGAACATCGCGCAAGCAGTCGCAGAGGCGGACCTCGTCATCGGCGCTGTATTAATCCCTGGCGCGAAAGCACCAAAACTCGTCACGGAAGACATGGTCAAAGCGATGAAACCAGGCTCTGTCATCGTCGATGTCGCGATTGACCAAGGCGGTATCGTCGAGACAAGCGACCACGTCACGACGCACGACAACCCAACATACGTGAAACACGGTGTCGTTCACTATGCGGTGGCCAACATGCCAGGGGCAGTGCCAAGAACATCCACGCTTGCCTTAACGAACGTGACGCTTCCGTACGCTCTGCAAATTGCCAATAAAGGCGTTCACCAAGCAATCGCCGACAACCACGCGCTCAAACTGGGCGTCAACGTCGCCAATGGCGAAATTACGTACGAAGCGGTCGCCCGCGACCTAGGCTACAACTATGTCCCAGTCGAAGAAGCGTTAGGGAAACAACTAGCCGCAAACTAA
- a CDS encoding PucR family transcriptional regulator, giving the protein MSHYDDPFRGNFDSLEEFADHISELLQCPITIEDANHRLIAYSAHDDYTDPARTATIISRRVPEKVINSLWKQGAIPALLSSREPVRVASISEVGLGSRVAVSIWKNDEVIGFIWALETDRTLSKEDMELLKQAAKAAKNKVLQLYMRKNKKEERVQELFWKLLTGHMATEEEIKESFEMMQIPTAPLFSVIIFRLATEMTREIEKQISYLLQTTQQIQLLLYTVDRHDVILLAAPKTTNQPLKELHTFIESFALKMKERFHINSVQSGFGGIYETYTLIEKSYREALTVLKMKEKFPEQIRSIYGYQQLGIYQFFDLLLEKKRNGELINPALTKLQAYDQKHHSDLVKTFEVFFDHDSNVNETAKALNIHPNTLSYRLKRIAEIAEMDLHDMNQKVKLYIDIKLAKYEALH; this is encoded by the coding sequence ATGTCTCATTATGATGACCCTTTTCGCGGCAACTTTGACAGCCTTGAAGAGTTTGCCGACCATATTAGCGAGTTGCTGCAATGCCCGATTACGATTGAAGACGCGAACCATCGGCTGATCGCCTATAGCGCTCATGACGACTATACCGACCCAGCGCGGACGGCGACGATCATTAGCCGTCGCGTGCCGGAAAAGGTGATTAATAGTTTGTGGAAACAAGGAGCGATTCCAGCGCTGCTAAGCAGCCGCGAGCCTGTCCGCGTCGCCTCCATTTCCGAAGTCGGCCTTGGCAGCCGCGTCGCCGTCTCCATTTGGAAAAACGATGAAGTGATCGGATTTATTTGGGCGCTCGAGACCGACCGCACGTTATCGAAAGAGGATATGGAACTGCTAAAACAAGCAGCCAAAGCGGCGAAAAACAAAGTATTGCAGCTGTATATGCGCAAAAATAAAAAAGAAGAGCGGGTTCAAGAATTGTTTTGGAAGCTGTTAACCGGACATATGGCGACAGAGGAAGAAATTAAAGAAAGCTTTGAGATGATGCAAATTCCGACCGCTCCGTTATTTTCGGTGATCATTTTCCGCTTGGCCACCGAAATGACACGGGAAATTGAAAAGCAAATTTCCTACTTATTGCAAACGACCCAGCAAATTCAGCTTCTTCTCTATACGGTCGACCGTCATGACGTCATCCTGTTGGCCGCTCCAAAAACGACGAACCAGCCGTTAAAAGAGCTGCACACGTTTATCGAATCGTTCGCGCTCAAAATGAAAGAGCGTTTTCATATCAACAGCGTCCAAAGCGGCTTCGGGGGCATTTACGAAACGTACACATTGATTGAAAAAAGCTATCGGGAAGCGTTGACCGTGCTGAAAATGAAAGAAAAGTTTCCGGAACAAATTCGCTCTATTTATGGATATCAACAACTTGGCATTTATCAATTTTTTGATTTATTGTTGGAAAAAAAGCGGAACGGAGAGCTAATCAACCCTGCTTTAACGAAATTGCAAGCTTATGATCAAAAACATCATAGCGATTTAGTGAAGACGTTTGAAGTCTTTTTCGATCACGACAGCAATGTCAATGAAACGGCAAAAGCGCTGAACATTCATCCGAATACCCTCTCTTACCGGCTGAAGCGCATCGCCGAGATCGCTGAAATGGACTTACATGATATGAATCAAAAAGTAAAATTGTATATTGATATTAAACTGGCCAAATATGAAGCGCTTCATTAA
- a CDS encoding PTS sugar transporter subunit IIA, translating to MFKKWFGKKEKTTHEDVVAPLTGTIKPLEEVPDPVFAQKMMGDGIAIEPTDGEVVAPVDGEVVQVFPTKHAVGLRSEAGVELLIHVGLETVSMNGEGFTAHVAAGDRVKKGQRLLTVDFGLVQQKAKSTITPIIVTNGDVVASLQKTSETKATKGETVIFHIETNNA from the coding sequence ATGTTTAAAAAATGGTTTGGCAAAAAAGAAAAAACGACACATGAAGACGTTGTCGCTCCATTGACAGGAACAATAAAACCGCTTGAAGAAGTTCCCGATCCCGTCTTTGCGCAAAAAATGATGGGCGATGGCATCGCGATTGAGCCGACAGACGGGGAAGTCGTGGCGCCGGTGGACGGCGAGGTCGTGCAAGTATTCCCGACAAAACACGCTGTCGGATTGCGTTCCGAAGCGGGCGTCGAGCTGTTGATTCATGTTGGATTAGAAACGGTTTCCATGAACGGCGAAGGCTTTACGGCTCATGTCGCAGCGGGGGACCGTGTGAAAAAAGGCCAGCGCTTATTAACGGTCGATTTCGGACTTGTCCAACAAAAAGCGAAAAGTACGATCACTCCGATTATTGTGACGAACGGCGATGTAGTGGCAAGCTTGCAAAAAACGTCAGAAACGAAGGCGACAAAAGGAGAAACCGTCATTTTTCATATCGAAACGAACAATGCGTAA
- a CDS encoding M20/M25/M40 family metallo-hydrolase — protein MKWQTTEQLKQLLCRLVQYPSISGTEAEVRLAQYIADQLHTLDYFRGNNELVQLHPTGDGRYFVTALVKKAEQVRDTVILLSHFDVVDVQDYGAWKDAAFSPEELTKRFYEQKPQLPADVQADMQAGEWLFGRGVMDMKCGLALHMAMIEQACHGKFDGNLLLLTVPDEEVNSVGMRTAVPVLVEIAEKYGLTYRLVINSEPMFTRYPGDKTNYIYTGSIGKVLPGFYCYGKETHVGEPFAGLNANFMVAQIANELELNTDFCEVFSGEVSPPPTNLWQTDLKEDYSVQIPHRAVTLFNLFLKQKPLDDVTSSLVEVAKRAAKRIEEHYYVQASRFAKLEQSTPKSLSVHVWTFAELRKKAVEMFGTTKVQELEASILAENMNKDEREKTIALIDQLAMLCKDFAPMIVLFYAPPYYPAVNSSADPLIGQLVAKLKTYAQETHGVSLVEQHYFGGISDLSYVGLQQSPASLRAITDNMPLWNRDYGLPLDALAKFQVPVLNVGPVGRDAHQWTERLNVRFAFETVKAWLEYTMKEVFAK, from the coding sequence ATGAAATGGCAAACAACCGAGCAGTTGAAACAATTGCTTTGTCGCTTAGTCCAATATCCAAGCATCAGCGGGACAGAAGCGGAAGTGCGGCTCGCGCAATATATAGCGGACCAACTGCACACCCTTGATTATTTCCGGGGAAATAATGAGCTTGTCCAATTGCATCCGACTGGGGACGGACGCTATTTTGTAACAGCGCTTGTAAAAAAAGCGGAACAAGTGCGCGACACCGTCATTCTTCTCAGCCACTTTGATGTCGTCGATGTGCAAGATTACGGAGCGTGGAAGGATGCCGCCTTTTCGCCAGAGGAGCTGACGAAGCGATTTTACGAACAGAAGCCGCAGCTTCCTGCGGACGTGCAGGCGGACATGCAAGCAGGAGAATGGCTGTTTGGCCGCGGCGTGATGGATATGAAATGCGGTCTTGCTCTTCATATGGCGATGATCGAGCAAGCGTGCCACGGAAAGTTTGATGGGAATTTACTGCTCCTTACCGTGCCGGATGAGGAGGTAAATTCGGTTGGAATGCGCACGGCGGTGCCGGTCCTTGTCGAAATCGCGGAAAAATACGGATTAACCTATCGGCTCGTAATCAATTCCGAACCAATGTTTACGCGCTATCCAGGGGACAAAACGAATTACATTTACACCGGCTCGATTGGAAAAGTGCTGCCGGGCTTTTATTGTTACGGAAAAGAAACACATGTCGGCGAACCGTTCGCAGGGTTAAATGCCAATTTCATGGTGGCGCAAATCGCCAATGAACTAGAGCTAAACACCGACTTTTGCGAAGTGTTTAGCGGGGAAGTCAGCCCGCCGCCGACGAATTTGTGGCAAACCGATTTGAAAGAGGATTACTCCGTACAAATACCGCATCGCGCCGTAACGTTATTTAATTTATTCTTGAAGCAAAAACCGCTCGATGACGTGACGAGCTCGCTTGTGGAAGTGGCGAAGCGCGCGGCGAAACGAATCGAAGAACATTACTACGTTCAGGCATCCCGCTTTGCCAAGCTGGAACAATCGACGCCAAAATCGCTTTCTGTCCACGTATGGACGTTTGCCGAGCTAAGAAAAAAAGCGGTAGAGATGTTTGGGACGACAAAAGTACAGGAGTTGGAAGCCAGCATTTTAGCGGAGAATATGAACAAAGACGAACGTGAAAAGACGATCGCGCTCATCGATCAGCTGGCGATGCTTTGCAAAGATTTCGCGCCGATGATCGTCCTGTTTTACGCGCCGCCATATTATCCTGCCGTCAATTCCAGCGCCGATCCGCTCATTGGGCAGCTTGTTGCCAAACTAAAAACGTATGCGCAAGAAACACATGGAGTTTCGCTCGTAGAGCAGCATTATTTCGGCGGCATTTCCGACTTAAGCTACGTCGGTCTACAGCAATCGCCCGCCTCCTTGCGAGCGATTACTGACAATATGCCGCTCTGGAACCGCGACTATGGTTTGCCGCTTGACGCGCTGGCGAAATTTCAAGTTCCGGTGCTCAATGTCGGCCCGGTCGGACGCGACGCCCATCAATGGACAGAACGCCTCAACGTCCGGTTTGCGTTTGAAACGGTGAAAGCGTGGTTGGAGTATACGATGAAAGAAGTATTTGCGAAATAA
- a CDS encoding toxin-antitoxin system TumE family protein, which produces MNQQCRVRYIHELFRSNPDLFNHKLVPEIKTKGQSRVVATLPLNNHNIYGEAVLFINEKLDENGHIEEYHYGWELSQRKKPIGKSTRHITAFGKQDHPKPPHQVSTNPYHHHHVPGDIVPRKATSVKDLETVVAIIREYIVRHEEYNENHSF; this is translated from the coding sequence ATGAATCAACAATGTAGGGTTCGATATATCCATGAACTTTTTAGATCGAACCCAGATCTTTTTAATCATAAACTAGTCCCTGAGATCAAGACCAAAGGACAAAGTAGAGTCGTCGCGACATTACCATTAAATAATCACAACATATATGGGGAAGCGGTTTTGTTTATTAACGAAAAATTGGACGAGAATGGTCATATCGAGGAATATCATTATGGTTGGGAATTATCCCAGAGGAAGAAACCAATCGGAAAATCGACAAGACATATCACAGCTTTCGGTAAGCAAGATCATCCAAAACCACCTCATCAAGTCAGTACAAATCCTTATCATCATCACCATGTCCCAGGAGACATTGTTCCGCGAAAAGCAACTTCCGTAAAAGATTTAGAAACAGTAGTTGCTATCATTCGTGAATATATTGTAAGACACGAAGAATACAATGAAAATCACTCATTTTGA
- a CDS encoding HTH domain-containing protein yields the protein MIPLQDVNAKTSDVREEICMKLVEKLNEYPDISSAELVASYAYAMQMKFFSYLIAVTPSENSIFKQENAQYSEWTENLNIVLADKEAPLVESFAKAKYYLDQLFFDITERGVLEYTYHKEALITSRQLQEHLGVSRSTISRYVDCGMEKVPVPSQHCYPLHNVFYWSDGIWASKIQELYQYYKLRNQTKTDLIKEIKDEIKRFEEKYEGTFEDVFKDVTDPYELDEPDDYFDWRDALEELRKLDESTM from the coding sequence ATGATTCCTCTGCAAGATGTCAATGCAAAAACATCTGATGTTCGCGAAGAAATTTGCATGAAACTGGTTGAAAAGCTAAATGAATACCCTGATATTAGCTCAGCCGAATTAGTTGCGTCCTATGCCTATGCGATGCAAATGAAATTTTTTTCTTATCTAATTGCTGTTACTCCGAGTGAAAACAGTATTTTCAAACAAGAAAACGCTCAGTATAGCGAATGGACAGAGAATTTAAACATCGTATTAGCAGACAAGGAAGCACCTCTAGTTGAATCATTTGCTAAAGCTAAATACTACTTAGATCAATTGTTTTTTGACATTACCGAGCGCGGTGTTCTTGAGTACACGTACCATAAGGAAGCATTAATAACTTCTCGTCAGCTACAAGAACATTTAGGTGTTTCACGCTCTACCATTAGCCGCTATGTCGATTGCGGTATGGAGAAGGTGCCAGTCCCTAGTCAGCACTGTTATCCTTTACACAATGTTTTTTACTGGAGCGATGGCATTTGGGCATCTAAAATTCAAGAGCTGTATCAGTACTACAAACTCCGTAATCAAACAAAAACAGATTTAATTAAGGAAATTAAAGATGAAATCAAACGATTTGAAGAAAAATATGAAGGAACATTTGAAGACGTTTTTAAAGATGTAACCGACCCGTATGAACTTGATGAACCAGATGATTATTTTGATTGGCGCGACGCACTTGAGGAGTTAAGAAAGCTTGATGAATCAACAATGTAG
- a CDS encoding MFS transporter: MDQKAISLRKLLGVAGFGWLFDAMDVGMLSFIMAALQKDWGLTVEQMGWIGSVNSIGMAVGALLFGLLADRIGRKNVFIVTLLLFSVGSGLSALTTTLTAFLVLRFLIGMGLGGELPVASTLVAESVPAKDRGRVVVLLESFWAGGWLVSALISYFVIPKYGWQTALLLAAVPALYALYLRWNLPDSPRFASARKEETVWDNIVKVWSSPYRKETIMLWVLWFCVVFSYYGMFLWLPSVMVMKGFSLIKSFEYVLMMTLAQLPGYFSAAWLIERAGRKFVLVTYLIVTALSAYFFGNADSLALLMTSGILLSFFNLGAWGALYAYTPEQYPTSIRGTGAGMAASFGRLGGILGPLFVGYLVAQHTAITTIFAVFCLSVFIGVIAVWVLGKETKQQELA, encoded by the coding sequence ATGGACCAAAAGGCAATTTCGCTGCGGAAGCTGTTAGGAGTGGCCGGGTTTGGCTGGTTGTTTGACGCGATGGACGTCGGCATGTTGTCGTTTATTATGGCGGCGCTGCAAAAAGATTGGGGCTTAACGGTGGAACAAATGGGCTGGATTGGCAGCGTCAACTCGATCGGGATGGCGGTCGGAGCGCTTTTATTTGGCTTGTTGGCGGATCGGATTGGCAGAAAAAATGTGTTCATTGTGACGCTTTTATTGTTTTCTGTCGGTAGCGGGCTATCTGCTTTGACGACGACATTGACGGCGTTTTTAGTGCTGCGCTTTCTTATCGGCATGGGATTGGGCGGCGAATTGCCGGTCGCTTCGACGCTTGTCGCGGAAAGCGTCCCGGCGAAAGACAGAGGACGGGTCGTTGTCTTGCTAGAAAGCTTTTGGGCTGGAGGCTGGCTTGTCTCGGCTTTAATTTCGTACTTTGTCATTCCGAAATACGGATGGCAAACGGCGCTTTTGCTTGCGGCTGTCCCGGCGCTGTACGCGCTCTATTTGCGCTGGAACTTGCCGGACTCGCCGCGGTTTGCGAGCGCGCGGAAAGAAGAGACGGTATGGGACAATATCGTGAAAGTTTGGTCGTCCCCGTACCGGAAAGAAACGATCATGCTGTGGGTGCTTTGGTTTTGCGTCGTCTTCTCGTACTATGGCATGTTTTTATGGCTGCCAAGCGTGATGGTGATGAAAGGGTTCAGTCTCATTAAAAGTTTTGAATATGTCCTGATGATGACGCTCGCGCAGCTGCCGGGCTACTTCAGTGCCGCGTGGCTCATTGAACGAGCGGGGCGGAAGTTTGTACTCGTCACGTACTTAATCGTCACTGCTTTGAGTGCTTACTTCTTTGGCAATGCCGATTCTCTTGCGTTGCTGATGACTTCGGGTATTTTGCTTTCCTTTTTCAACCTTGGCGCGTGGGGGGCGCTATATGCCTACACGCCGGAGCAATATCCGACGTCGATTCGCGGTACAGGAGCGGGGATGGCCGCGTCATTTGGACGACTCGGCGGCATTTTAGGTCCGCTTTTTGTTGGCTATCTTGTCGCTCAGCACACTGCCATCACCACGATTTTCGCGGTGTTCTGCCTGTCGGTGTTTATCGGCGTGATTGCTGTCTGGGTACTAGGCAAAGAAACGAAGCAGCAAGAATTGGCATAG
- a CDS encoding glycosyltransferase family 2 protein, with protein sequence MDPLVSVVIPTYNRPLPLAELLESLSRQTYQRFEVVLVNDGGERVDDIVALYPELDVRLIHCHDNVGHVEARNIGVKTAKGELIMLCDDDDLLLPPHIERMVAEVADADFVYSDVEIFHYRVENNQRIPTARFLFAYEYDREAMRKFSTYVPSGSLYRKAMHDRLGYFDPYVHHYWDWDFFLRVSTTCRVKRVATASVLYAFAESGDNLSRQMSDKRRMYLNRLSEKHGLGDLPMKNFWLLLEEPEVKKRRAKSEVIWDGSPIVSRLAQLQNRV encoded by the coding sequence TTGGATCCCCTTGTATCGGTTGTCATTCCTACCTATAATCGTCCGCTCCCGCTTGCGGAGCTATTAGAGTCATTAAGCAGACAGACATATCAGCGCTTTGAAGTCGTCCTTGTCAATGATGGAGGCGAGCGCGTCGACGACATTGTCGCGCTGTATCCGGAGCTCGATGTCCGCCTCATTCATTGTCACGACAATGTCGGACATGTCGAGGCGAGAAACATTGGCGTGAAAACGGCAAAAGGGGAACTGATCATGCTTTGCGATGACGATGACTTACTGCTTCCGCCTCATATAGAGCGGATGGTCGCGGAAGTCGCAGATGCCGATTTTGTCTATTCCGATGTGGAAATTTTTCATTATCGAGTGGAAAATAACCAACGCATCCCGACGGCCCGCTTTTTATTCGCCTATGAATATGACCGGGAAGCGATGCGGAAATTTTCAACCTATGTGCCGTCAGGGAGTTTGTATCGAAAAGCGATGCATGACCGTCTCGGTTATTTCGACCCGTATGTTCACCATTATTGGGACTGGGACTTTTTTTTACGTGTGTCCACGACGTGTCGCGTCAAACGTGTCGCGACGGCGAGCGTATTGTACGCTTTTGCGGAAAGCGGCGACAACTTGTCGCGACAGATGAGTGACAAGCGGCGCATGTACTTAAACCGGTTAAGTGAAAAGCATGGGCTTGGCGACTTGCCGATGAAAAACTTTTGGCTGCTCCTTGAGGAGCCAGAAGTGAAAAAGCGGCGCGCCAAAAGCGAAGTAATTTGGGACGGGTCTCCGATCGTATCAAGGCTGGCGCAATTGCAAAATCGTGTGTAA